The following coding sequences lie in one Mesorhizobium sp. DCY119 genomic window:
- a CDS encoding conjugal transfer protein TraG, producing MSGTKILWGQIIVVGLIVLAAVWCATQWTAWRLGFQPQLGTAWFELAGWPVYYPPAFFWWWFSYDAYARSIFHEGGIIAASGGFVSIAAAILMSVLRAREADNIETYGSARWATPVEIKKAGLLGADGVVLGRFERDYLRHDGPEHVLCFAPTRSGKGVGLVIPSLLTWPGSAIVHDIKGENWQLTAGFRARHGRVLLFDPTNANSSAYNPLLEVRRGEWEVRDVQNIADILVDPEGSLERRNHWEKTSHALLVGAILHVLYAEKDKTLAGVANFLSDPARSIEATLAAMMKTPHLGGTGPHPVVASAARELLNKSDNERSGVLSTAMSFLGLYRDPVIAKVTARCDWRIADIVAGARPSTLYLVVPPSDINRTKPLIRLLLNQIGRRLTEDLNARSDRHRLLLMLDEFPALGRLDFFESALAFMAGYGLKSFLIAQSLNQIEKAYGPNNSILDNCHVRVSFATNDERTAKRVSDALGTATEMRAMKNYAGHRLSPWLGHLMVSRQETARPLLTPGEVMQLPPSDEIVMVAGLHPIRARKARYYEDPRFIERILQPPRLQHVAKAPSDDWSALAMPVRPVLDARDLPNLPAGDDEDPTESEKRRQPELSSKAFVDTKQPIEDEFDADRDADDDPAVLARNLSRTMQRVARQADLDPGDGML from the coding sequence ATGTCGGGAACAAAAATCCTCTGGGGCCAGATCATCGTTGTCGGCCTGATCGTGCTCGCCGCGGTCTGGTGCGCCACGCAATGGACGGCATGGCGGCTTGGGTTTCAGCCGCAACTCGGCACGGCATGGTTCGAACTGGCCGGTTGGCCGGTCTACTATCCGCCGGCGTTCTTCTGGTGGTGGTTCTCCTATGATGCCTATGCGCGCTCGATCTTCCACGAAGGGGGGATCATTGCTGCTTCCGGCGGCTTCGTATCCATCGCCGCCGCGATTCTCATGTCGGTGTTGCGCGCACGTGAGGCCGACAACATCGAGACCTACGGCTCCGCCCGTTGGGCGACGCCCGTCGAGATCAAGAAAGCCGGCCTGCTTGGAGCGGATGGCGTGGTGCTCGGACGATTCGAGCGCGACTATCTCCGACACGACGGTCCGGAGCATGTACTGTGCTTCGCTCCGACCCGTTCAGGCAAGGGCGTGGGCCTCGTCATTCCCTCGCTGCTCACCTGGCCGGGTTCGGCGATAGTCCACGACATCAAGGGCGAGAACTGGCAACTCACCGCCGGCTTCCGCGCGAGGCACGGTCGCGTGCTGCTGTTCGATCCGACCAATGCGAATTCCTCAGCCTACAATCCACTGCTCGAAGTCCGCCGCGGGGAATGGGAAGTCCGCGACGTCCAGAACATCGCCGACATCCTGGTCGATCCCGAAGGATCGCTGGAGCGCCGCAATCACTGGGAAAAGACCTCCCACGCACTGCTCGTCGGCGCCATTCTCCACGTGCTCTATGCCGAGAAGGACAAGACGCTAGCCGGCGTCGCCAACTTCCTCTCCGACCCTGCGCGCTCAATCGAGGCGACCCTGGCGGCCATGATGAAGACGCCGCATCTCGGCGGGACCGGCCCCCATCCTGTGGTCGCATCGGCCGCGCGCGAGCTGCTCAACAAATCCGACAATGAGCGCTCCGGCGTTCTGAGCACGGCCATGAGCTTTCTCGGTCTCTACCGGGATCCGGTGATCGCAAAGGTGACCGCCCGCTGCGACTGGCGCATCGCCGATATCGTTGCCGGCGCCAGGCCGTCGACGCTTTACCTCGTGGTGCCGCCATCCGACATCAACCGAACCAAGCCGCTCATCCGTCTCCTGCTCAACCAGATCGGCCGACGGTTGACCGAGGATCTCAATGCCAGGTCCGACCGGCACCGCCTGCTGCTTATGCTCGACGAGTTTCCCGCCCTCGGACGCCTCGACTTCTTCGAGTCGGCCCTGGCCTTCATGGCGGGCTACGGATTGAAGAGCTTTCTCATCGCCCAATCGCTCAACCAGATCGAAAAGGCCTATGGGCCTAACAACTCCATCCTCGACAACTGCCACGTCAGGGTGAGCTTCGCCACCAATGACGAGCGAACGGCCAAGCGCGTTTCCGACGCTCTCGGCACGGCCACCGAGATGCGGGCGATGAAGAACTATGCCGGTCATCGGCTCTCACCGTGGCTAGGCCACCTCATGGTATCGCGACAGGAGACGGCCCGGCCGCTGCTGACACCTGGCGAAGTCATGCAACTCCCGCCCAGCGATGAGATCGTCATGGTCGCCGGCCTCCATCCCATCCGTGCACGTAAGGCGCGGTACTACGAAGATCCTCGCTTCATCGAGCGCATCCTCCAGCCGCCACGTCTCCAGCATGTCGCGAAAGCGCCGAGCGACGACTGGAGCGCTCTCGCCATGCCGGTGCGGCCGGTGCTCGACGCACGCGATCTGCCGAACCTTCCGGCGGGTGACGACGAAGACCCGACAGAATCCGAGAAGCGCCGCCAGCCCGAGTTGAGCAGCAAGGCCTTCGTGGATACCAAGCAGCCGATCGAGGACGAATTCGATGCCGATCGCGATGCGGACGATGACCCGGCCGTCCTGGCCCGCAATCTAAGCCGCACCATGCAAAGGGTCGCACGGCAGGCCGATCTCGATCCCGGTGACGGCATGTTGTGA
- a CDS encoding ribbon-helix-helix protein, CopG family has translation MIKPGKKQRLSIYLDPPVMKALVEHSARRDLSRSLVAEAAIASFLSPDAAERQEAAVSKRLDQIDRRLNRLERDLGISLETLAVFVRFWLTTTPQLPEPAQAAARAQSGKRYDAFVAALGRRLAQGPKLRSEIPEDVFPASDSASDGT, from the coding sequence GTGATTAAGCCCGGCAAAAAACAGCGGCTTTCGATCTATCTCGACCCGCCGGTGATGAAAGCGCTCGTCGAACATTCGGCGCGGCGTGACCTCTCCCGATCCCTCGTTGCCGAGGCTGCGATCGCCTCGTTCCTGTCTCCAGATGCGGCAGAGCGGCAGGAAGCGGCCGTGAGCAAACGGCTCGATCAGATCGATCGGCGCCTCAATCGTCTGGAGCGAGATCTCGGCATCTCGTTGGAAACGCTGGCCGTCTTCGTTCGCTTCTGGCTCACGACGACGCCGCAACTCCCGGAACCGGCCCAGGCGGCGGCCCGCGCGCAGTCAGGCAAGCGCTATGACGCCTTCGTCGCTGCGCTCGGCCGCCGACTGGCGCAAGGTCCGAAGCTGCGCAGCGAGATTCCCGAGGACGTCTTTCCCGCCTCCGATTCGGCTTCGGACGGCACATGA
- the trbB gene encoding P-type conjugative transfer ATPase TrbB: protein MVVSSRQSVAVERGTRMLRTALGPAVARFLDDPAIVEVMLNPDGRLWIDRLAEGLADTGEQLAPADGERIIRLVAHHVGAEVHFGAPRVSAELPGTGERFEGLLPPVVAAPAFAIRKPAVAVFTLADYVVAGIMSAAQADLLRQAVAERQNILVAGGTSTGKTTLTNALLAEVARTGDRVVLIEDTRELQCAAPNLVALRTKDGVVSLSDLVRSSLRLRPDRIPIGEVRGAEALDLLKAWSTGHPGGIGTIHAGTAVGALRRLEQLIQEAVVTVPRALIAETIDVIAVLSGRGSARRLAELAHVGGLGPTGDYHIDPAISSPEPSGASS from the coding sequence GTGGTTGTTTCTTCCAGACAATCGGTAGCGGTCGAACGCGGAACACGCATGCTGCGCACGGCACTCGGGCCGGCCGTCGCCCGGTTCCTGGACGACCCCGCGATCGTCGAGGTGATGCTCAACCCCGACGGGCGGCTCTGGATCGACCGGCTTGCCGAAGGCCTCGCCGATACGGGCGAGCAGCTCGCTCCGGCCGATGGCGAGCGCATCATCCGACTCGTCGCGCACCATGTCGGCGCCGAGGTCCATTTCGGTGCGCCGCGCGTCTCGGCCGAGCTGCCCGGAACGGGGGAGCGGTTCGAGGGTCTCCTGCCGCCCGTCGTCGCCGCCCCGGCCTTTGCCATCCGCAAGCCCGCGGTCGCGGTGTTCACGCTCGCGGACTATGTGGTCGCCGGCATTATGTCCGCCGCCCAAGCCGATCTGCTGCGCCAGGCCGTCGCCGAGCGGCAAAACATCCTCGTCGCCGGCGGCACCTCGACCGGCAAGACAACGCTGACCAATGCGCTCCTGGCCGAGGTTGCCCGCACCGGCGATCGCGTCGTGCTGATCGAGGACACGCGCGAGCTGCAATGCGCCGCACCGAACCTCGTGGCGCTCAGGACAAAGGACGGCGTCGTCTCACTATCCGACCTGGTGCGATCCTCCCTTCGTCTTCGACCCGACAGGATTCCCATCGGCGAGGTTCGCGGTGCCGAGGCGCTCGACCTGCTCAAGGCATGGTCGACCGGCCATCCCGGCGGCATCGGCACCATTCATGCAGGCACCGCTGTCGGCGCGCTGCGGCGCCTCGAGCAGCTCATCCAGGAAGCCGTCGTCACGGTGCCGCGCGCCCTGATCGCCGAGACCATCGACGTCATCGCCGTGCTCTCAGGCCGCGGTTCGGCGCGACGCCTTGCCGAACTCGCTCATGTCGGGGGTCTCGGTCCAACCGGCGACTATCACATCGACCCCGCCATCTCGTCCCCCGAACCCTCTGGAGCCTCGTCATGA
- a CDS encoding TrbC/VirB2 family protein: MTFKTTRFHPLITATALAGSLSLALTQAAYAAGSSMPWEEPLQQILESIEGPVAKIIAVIIIIVTGLTLAFGDSSGGFRRLVQIVFGLSIAFAASSFFLSFFSFGGGALI; the protein is encoded by the coding sequence ATGACGTTCAAGACTACTCGCTTCCATCCACTGATCACGGCAACCGCGCTCGCCGGCTCGCTCAGCTTGGCGCTGACCCAAGCCGCCTATGCAGCCGGATCGTCGATGCCGTGGGAGGAGCCGCTGCAGCAAATCCTCGAATCCATCGAAGGCCCGGTGGCCAAGATCATCGCGGTGATCATCATCATCGTCACCGGCCTAACACTGGCGTTCGGTGACAGCTCAGGCGGCTTCCGCCGGCTGGTGCAGATTGTCTTCGGTCTCAGCATCGCCTTCGCGGCATCGAGCTTTTTTCTCTCCTTCTTCAGCTTCGGCGGCGGAGCGCTGATCTGA
- a CDS encoding VirB3 family type IV secretion system protein: MDDVVPGFTAPLHRSLTEPILLGGAPRSIAILNGTLAAALGLGLRLWLVGILLWAIGHLAAVWAARRDPLFVEVVRRHLRIPAHLSL; this comes from the coding sequence ATGGATGACGTCGTTCCTGGATTCACCGCACCTCTCCATCGGTCCTTGACGGAGCCAATCCTCTTGGGCGGCGCGCCGCGCTCGATCGCGATCCTCAACGGCACACTGGCGGCGGCGCTCGGCCTCGGCCTACGCCTCTGGCTGGTCGGCATCCTGCTTTGGGCGATCGGCCACCTGGCCGCCGTCTGGGCTGCGAGGCGCGATCCGCTCTTTGTCGAGGTGGTGCGCCGGCATCTGCGCATCCCCGCGCATCTGAGCCTGTGA
- the trbE gene encoding conjugal transfer protein TrbE: MMNLAEYRRTGARLADYLPWAALVGEGVVLNKDGSFQRSARFRGPDLDSSVPAELVGVAGRLNNAFRRLGSGWSIFVEAQRHEAASYPSSTFPDAASALVDAERKADFEEAGTHFESGYFLTIVYLPPAEDSARAETWLYEGREQPGVNPWEILRGFVDRTDRVLALLDGFMPECRWLDDAETLTYLHSTVSTKRHRVRVPETPMYLDALLADQPLAGGLEPRLGETHLRVLTIVGFPATTTPGILDELNRLAFPYRWSTRAILLDKTDAARLVTKIRRQWFAKRKSIAAIVKEVLTNEASVLVDTDAANKAADADLALQELGADYAGEAYVTATVTVWDADARIADEKLRLVEKVIQGRDFTGMVETINAVDAWLGTLPGHLYANVRQPPISTLNLAHIIPLSTVWAGPERDEHFQAPPLLYGRTEGSTPFRLSLHVGDVGHTLVVGPTGAGKSVLLALLALQFRRYEGNQVFAFDFGGSIRVASLCMGGDWHDLGGELTDGAETSVALQPLAGIFHTPERAWAADWIVAILTREGVTITPEVKEHIWTALTSLATAPVEERTITGLTVLLQSNDLKRALQPYCVGGPYGRLLDAEAESLGQAPVLAFETEGLLGTGAAPAALAYLFHRIAGRLNGQPTLVIVDEGWLALSDPGFSKQLAEWLVTLRKKNASVVFATQSLAQLEKSTIAAEIIDSCHTRILLPNDRAIEPQITAIYRRFGLNDRQIEIIARATPKRDYYAQSRRGNRLFELGLGDVALALCAASAKSDHVRIKEVLAEQGPERFLDAWLRAHGLVWAADLIPDVTNLAAPAAAPTLPNTEVSP; the protein is encoded by the coding sequence ATGATGAACCTTGCCGAATATCGTCGCACCGGTGCACGCCTCGCGGATTACTTGCCCTGGGCAGCTTTGGTCGGCGAAGGCGTCGTCCTCAACAAGGATGGCAGCTTCCAGCGCTCGGCCAGGTTTCGCGGCCCCGATCTCGACAGTTCCGTGCCGGCTGAGTTGGTCGGCGTCGCCGGTCGCCTCAACAACGCCTTCCGCCGTCTCGGCTCCGGCTGGAGCATCTTCGTCGAGGCGCAGCGCCACGAGGCCGCTAGCTATCCCAGCAGCACCTTCCCGGACGCCGCCTCGGCGCTGGTCGACGCCGAGCGCAAGGCCGATTTCGAGGAAGCCGGCACGCATTTCGAGTCCGGCTACTTCCTCACCATCGTCTATCTGCCACCGGCCGAGGACTCGGCGCGCGCCGAGACCTGGCTCTACGAGGGCCGCGAGCAGCCCGGGGTGAACCCCTGGGAGATCCTGCGTGGCTTCGTCGATCGCACCGATCGTGTGCTGGCTCTGCTCGACGGCTTCATGCCCGAATGCCGCTGGCTCGATGATGCCGAGACGCTAACTTACCTGCATTCGACGGTCTCGACTAAGCGCCACCGCGTCCGCGTCCCCGAGACCCCAATGTATCTGGACGCGCTGCTGGCCGACCAGCCGCTGGCCGGCGGGCTGGAACCGCGCCTGGGCGAGACGCATCTGCGCGTCCTTACCATCGTCGGTTTCCCTGCAACGACCACACCCGGCATTCTCGACGAGCTCAACCGATTGGCCTTCCCTTATCGGTGGAGCACGCGCGCCATCCTGCTCGACAAGACTGACGCCGCGCGGTTGGTGACGAAAATCCGCCGCCAATGGTTTGCCAAGCGCAAGTCCATTGCAGCCATCGTCAAGGAGGTGCTGACCAACGAGGCCTCGGTCCTGGTCGACACCGACGCCGCCAACAAGGCGGCCGATGCCGACCTCGCGCTTCAGGAACTCGGTGCCGACTATGCCGGCGAAGCCTATGTGACCGCCACCGTGACCGTCTGGGATGCGGACGCGCGGATCGCCGACGAGAAGTTGCGGCTGGTCGAGAAGGTCATTCAGGGCCGCGACTTTACCGGCATGGTGGAGACCATCAACGCGGTCGACGCCTGGCTCGGTACGCTGCCCGGCCATCTCTACGCCAATGTGCGGCAGCCACCGATCAGCACGCTCAATCTCGCCCACATCATCCCCCTGAGTACCGTGTGGGCGGGGCCGGAACGGGACGAGCATTTCCAAGCGCCCCCGCTGCTATATGGCAGAACGGAAGGCTCGACCCCGTTCCGGTTGTCCCTTCATGTCGGCGACGTCGGCCACACGCTGGTGGTCGGTCCAACCGGCGCTGGCAAGTCGGTGCTGCTGGCGCTCCTGGCGTTGCAGTTCCGCCGCTACGAAGGGAACCAGGTCTTCGCCTTCGACTTCGGCGGCTCGATCCGTGTCGCATCGCTTTGCATGGGCGGCGACTGGCACGATCTCGGCGGCGAGCTCACCGACGGAGCGGAGACCTCGGTGGCGCTTCAGCCGCTCGCCGGCATCTTCCACACGCCCGAGCGCGCCTGGGCGGCCGACTGGATCGTCGCCATCCTGACCCGCGAAGGCGTGACCATCACCCCTGAGGTCAAGGAGCACATCTGGACGGCGCTCACCTCGCTCGCCACGGCGCCTGTCGAAGAGCGGACCATCACCGGGCTGACGGTGCTGCTACAGTCCAATGATCTCAAGCGCGCCCTCCAGCCCTATTGCGTGGGCGGACCCTATGGCCGCCTGCTCGACGCCGAAGCGGAAAGTCTCGGCCAGGCGCCGGTTCTGGCGTTCGAGACCGAGGGCCTGCTCGGCACGGGCGCGGCGCCTGCGGCTCTCGCATACCTCTTCCATCGTATCGCCGGACGGCTCAACGGGCAGCCGACGCTCGTTATCGTGGACGAGGGCTGGTTGGCGCTCAGCGATCCCGGGTTTTCCAAACAGCTCGCCGAATGGCTGGTCACGCTACGCAAAAAGAACGCCAGCGTCGTCTTCGCCACCCAATCGCTGGCGCAGCTCGAAAAAAGCACGATCGCGGCGGAGATCATCGACTCATGCCACACCCGCATCTTGCTGCCGAACGACCGCGCGATCGAGCCGCAGATCACCGCCATCTATCGCCGCTTCGGTCTCAACGACCGCCAGATCGAGATCATCGCCAGGGCCACCCCGAAGCGGGACTATTACGCGCAGTCCCGGCGCGGCAATCGGCTGTTCGAGCTGGGTCTTGGCGACGTGGCGCTCGCGCTCTGCGCCGCGTCTGCCAAGTCCGATCACGTCCGGATCAAAGAAGTGCTGGCCGAGCAAGGGCCCGAGCGCTTCCTCGATGCCTGGCTGCGTGCTCACGGCCTCGTCTGGGCGGCTGACCTAATCCCCGACGTCACCAATCTCGCAGCCCCTGCGGCGGCACCAACTCTACCCAACACGGAGGTTTCCCCATGA
- the trbJ gene encoding P-type conjugative transfer protein TrbJ has protein sequence MTRLRSRIRAVLLATTVLSVPLVLSPIVVTPAHALFGIGRIVFDPSNYAENVLQAARALEQINNQIQSLQNEAQMLINQARNLASLPYSSLQQIQQSVQRTQQLLGEAQRIAFNVQQVDQIFSQQYSNMDLTASDQQLVELARERWGNTVGALQDAMRVQAGVVGNIETQRAELSNLVGESQGATGALQAAQAGNQILALQAQQLADLTALLAANGRADALSAAEQAAAAEQGREQRRRFLEPGPGYQPGNARMFQGGN, from the coding sequence ATGACCCGACTTCGCTCACGCATCCGCGCCGTCCTTCTCGCCACCACCGTGCTCTCGGTGCCATTGGTGTTGTCCCCGATCGTCGTCACACCCGCCCATGCCCTGTTCGGCATCGGACGGATCGTATTCGACCCGTCCAACTATGCCGAGAACGTGCTACAGGCCGCGCGTGCGCTCGAGCAGATCAACAATCAAATCCAGAGCCTTCAGAACGAGGCCCAGATGTTGATCAACCAGGCGCGCAACCTTGCGAGCCTGCCGTACTCCTCGCTCCAGCAAATTCAGCAATCGGTCCAGCGCACCCAGCAGCTTCTGGGGGAGGCCCAGCGCATTGCCTTCAACGTTCAGCAGGTCGATCAGATATTCTCCCAGCAATATTCCAACATGGATCTCACCGCATCGGACCAGCAGCTTGTCGAGTTGGCGCGCGAGCGCTGGGGAAACACCGTGGGCGCCCTGCAGGACGCCATGCGTGTGCAGGCCGGCGTCGTGGGTAACATCGAGACGCAGCGTGCCGAGCTCTCCAATCTGGTCGGCGAAAGCCAGGGGGCGACCGGCGCCCTTCAGGCGGCCCAGGCCGGCAACCAGATCCTCGCCCTTCAGGCGCAGCAACTCGCAGACCTGACGGCGCTGCTGGCGGCCAATGGTCGGGCCGATGCGCTCTCTGCCGCCGAGCAGGCCGCCGCCGCGGAACAGGGACGCGAGCAGCGTCGCCGCTTCCTCGAGCCCGGCCCCGGCTATCAGCCGGGAAACGCCCGGATGTTCCAGGGCGGCAATTGA
- the trbK-alt gene encoding putative entry exclusion protein TrbK-alt has product MDGKMFARLAAVIAIAVAVTAAAIHLAREGSSTAARPSPAAAEAPRTDQLRETLRRCQQMGEPATRDPQCLAAWDENRRRFLSPAAGN; this is encoded by the coding sequence ATGGACGGCAAGATGTTCGCGCGCCTCGCGGCCGTCATCGCCATCGCTGTGGCCGTCACGGCCGCAGCGATCCATCTTGCGCGCGAGGGGAGTTCGACCGCCGCGAGGCCATCGCCAGCCGCCGCCGAAGCGCCGCGCACCGATCAGCTGCGCGAGACGCTCCGGCGCTGCCAGCAGATGGGCGAACCCGCAACGCGCGACCCCCAATGCCTCGCCGCATGGGACGAGAACCGCCGCCGTTTCCTTTCGCCGGCAGCAGGGAACTAG
- the trbL gene encoding P-type conjugative transfer protein TrbL yields the protein MEGAGVIDRFLEVFTSYIDSGFGLLGGEVAFIASTLIVIDITLAALFWAWGADEDIIARLVKKTIFVGIFAYLIGNWNSLAQIVFDSFAGLGLMASGTGFSVADLMRPGRVAQTGLDAGRPLLESISDLMGYWSFFENFIQIACLLFAWALVLLAFFILAVQLFVTLIEFKLTTLAGFVLIPFGLFSQSAFMAERVLGNVISSGIKVLVLAVIIGIGSTLFGEFTSGFGGQEPSIDDAMAIVLAALSLLGLGIFGPGIANGIVSGGPQLGAGAAVGTGLAVGGAAVAVGGATMLAARGGRAALSGSAAGVQGGATLAGGASTAYSLASTGETGPAGVAAGLGGVARAAGGAAGSPLKRAASRVSESLGASFHAGGRAAFAATGGASSMGSIGDGTTEPPIPPTSTDGAPAWARRMRHSQAMSHGVTAAAHAVRSGDSHGGGASINLSERDRT from the coding sequence ATGGAAGGCGCGGGCGTCATCGATCGCTTCCTCGAGGTCTTCACCTCCTACATCGACAGCGGCTTCGGCCTGCTGGGCGGCGAGGTAGCCTTCATCGCCTCGACGCTCATCGTCATCGACATCACGCTCGCCGCCCTGTTCTGGGCTTGGGGCGCCGACGAGGACATCATTGCGCGCCTGGTCAAGAAGACGATCTTCGTCGGCATCTTCGCCTACCTGATCGGCAACTGGAACAGCCTGGCGCAGATCGTCTTCGACAGCTTTGCCGGCCTTGGCCTCATGGCATCGGGCACCGGATTTTCCGTTGCGGACCTGATGCGTCCTGGACGTGTCGCCCAGACGGGATTGGATGCCGGCCGGCCGCTGCTCGAGTCCATTTCCGACCTGATGGGCTACTGGAGCTTCTTCGAGAACTTCATCCAGATCGCATGCCTGCTGTTCGCCTGGGCGCTCGTGCTGCTCGCGTTCTTCATCCTCGCCGTCCAGCTCTTCGTCACGCTCATCGAATTCAAGCTGACCACATTGGCGGGATTCGTGCTGATCCCGTTTGGCCTCTTCAGCCAGTCCGCCTTCATGGCCGAGCGCGTGCTTGGCAACGTCATCTCCTCTGGCATCAAGGTCCTGGTGCTGGCCGTCATCATCGGCATCGGCTCCACCCTGTTCGGCGAGTTCACGTCTGGCTTTGGTGGCCAGGAGCCGTCCATCGACGACGCCATGGCAATCGTGCTGGCAGCTCTCTCGCTCCTCGGTCTCGGCATCTTCGGGCCTGGCATTGCCAACGGCATTGTCTCCGGCGGGCCGCAACTCGGCGCCGGCGCCGCAGTGGGGACCGGCCTCGCCGTCGGTGGGGCCGCGGTCGCCGTGGGTGGCGCCACCATGCTGGCCGCCAGGGGCGGGCGGGCGGCCTTATCGGGGAGTGCCGCTGGCGTTCAGGGCGGCGCCACCTTGGCCGGTGGCGCTTCGACCGCCTACTCTCTTGCCTCTACCGGCGAGACCGGACCGGCGGGTGTCGCCGCGGGACTCGGCGGCGTCGCGCGCGCCGCAGGCGGGGCAGCGGGCTCGCCGCTCAAGCGCGCGGCATCGCGCGTTTCCGAAAGCCTCGGCGCTTCCTTCCACGCCGGAGGCCGAGCGGCCTTCGCAGCGACCGGCGGAGCGTCCTCGATGGGCAGTATCGGCGACGGCACGACGGAGCCACCCATACCACCCACGTCCACCGATGGTGCGCCGGCTTGGGCCCGCCGCATGCGGCATAGCCAGGCAATGAGCCATGGCGTCACCGCCGCCGCTCACGCCGTCCGCTCCGGCGACAGCCACGGCGGCGGCGCTTCCATCAACCTTTCCGAGAGAGACCGCACATGA
- the trbF gene encoding conjugal transfer protein TrbF, whose product MRYFKRASTHYGKTPEPETPYQRAAQVWDERIGSARVQARNWRLMAFGCLILSAGFAGTLVWQSARGTVVPWVVEVDGTGEARAVEPAVAGYRPTDPQIAFHLARFVEQVRSISADPIIVRQNWLRAYEFTTDRGSLALNDYARSNDPFTRVGKQQVSVEVSSVIRASPDSFRVAWTERHYENGQLAGTERWTAILTVVIQPPRDAERLRRNPLGVFINAINWSKELGQ is encoded by the coding sequence ATGAGATACTTCAAACGAGCCTCCACCCACTACGGCAAAACGCCGGAGCCCGAGACACCATACCAACGCGCCGCCCAGGTCTGGGATGAGCGCATCGGCTCCGCCCGAGTGCAGGCCCGGAACTGGCGGCTCATGGCCTTCGGCTGCCTGATCCTGTCTGCTGGGTTCGCAGGTACCCTGGTCTGGCAGTCGGCGCGCGGCACGGTCGTGCCGTGGGTTGTAGAAGTAGATGGAACCGGGGAGGCCCGTGCGGTCGAACCGGCCGTTGCCGGCTATCGCCCCACCGATCCGCAGATCGCATTCCATCTGGCGCGCTTCGTAGAACAGGTTCGCTCGATCTCCGCCGATCCGATCATCGTGCGCCAGAACTGGCTGCGAGCCTACGAGTTCACCACCGATCGCGGTTCCCTGGCTCTCAACGACTATGCGCGCTCCAACGACCCATTTACGCGCGTAGGCAAGCAGCAGGTCAGCGTCGAGGTATCGAGCGTGATCCGCGCCTCGCCGGATTCGTTCCGCGTCGCCTGGACCGAGCGCCACTACGAAAACGGCCAACTCGCCGGCACCGAGCGCTGGACCGCCATCCTCACCGTGGTGATCCAGCCGCCGCGCGATGCCGAGCGCCTGCGGCGCAATCCACTTGGCGTCTTCATCAATGCCATCAACTGGTCAAAGGAGCTGGGGCAATGA
- the trbG gene encoding P-type conjugative transfer protein TrbG, whose protein sequence is MTRPTIRKADVPAFRKSVSTLGVLVVSTATLAACAGAPKPPQISYDANVPPLPAVAISTGDGPPRPILVPPGWTPARGGDPARTPTGRVENANTAARVEPRKEGYYNSIQIYPWSEGALYQVYAAPGQITNIALEPGESLTGAGPIAAGDTARWIIGDTESGSGATRRVHVLVKPSRTDITTNLVITTDRRTYLIELRSGEKPYMPAVAWAYPRAASQRTTVPTAPIIPAQAARNYRYGLTGDRPPWRPVSVYDDGRRVYLEFPRGIVQGEMPPIFVIGPNGEPEIVNSRIHLNILIVDRLFAAAELRLGSGKRQQTVRIVRTDGRPSS, encoded by the coding sequence ATGACCAGACCGACGATCCGCAAAGCCGATGTTCCGGCTTTCCGCAAATCCGTATCCACGCTCGGCGTGCTCGTGGTGTCCACCGCGACGCTCGCGGCCTGCGCCGGCGCGCCGAAGCCACCGCAGATCAGCTACGATGCCAACGTGCCGCCCTTGCCGGCTGTGGCCATCAGCACGGGCGACGGTCCGCCACGTCCCATTCTTGTGCCGCCCGGTTGGACCCCGGCCAGGGGTGGTGATCCCGCCAGGACTCCGACCGGCCGGGTCGAAAACGCCAACACCGCCGCGCGTGTCGAACCGCGCAAGGAGGGGTATTACAACTCTATCCAGATCTACCCGTGGAGCGAAGGCGCGCTGTATCAGGTGTATGCGGCACCCGGGCAGATCACCAACATCGCGCTGGAGCCCGGCGAGAGTCTGACCGGCGCTGGTCCCATAGCCGCCGGCGACACCGCGCGTTGGATTATCGGCGACACGGAAAGCGGAAGCGGTGCGACCCGTCGCGTCCATGTGCTCGTGAAGCCGTCGCGCACCGACATCACCACCAACTTGGTCATCACCACGGACCGCCGCACTTATCTGATCGAGCTGCGCTCGGGCGAGAAGCCCTACATGCCGGCCGTCGCCTGGGCCTATCCACGAGCCGCATCGCAGCGCACGACCGTTCCCACCGCTCCGATCATTCCGGCTCAGGCGGCACGCAACTACCGCTACGGCCTAACCGGCGACAGGCCGCCCTGGCGGCCAGTCTCGGTCTATGACGACGGCCGGCGCGTGTACCTGGAATTCCCGCGTGGCATCGTTCAGGGCGAGATGCCGCCAATATTCGTCATCGGCCCGAATGGCGAGCCCGAGATCGTCAACAGTCGCATCCACCTGAACATCCTGATCGTCGATCGGCTGTTCGCCGCCGCCGAACTGCGTCTCGGCAGCGGCAAGCGGCAGCAAACCGTCAGGATCGTGCGAACCGACGGAAGGCCTTCGTCATGA